A genomic stretch from Chitinophaga agri includes:
- a CDS encoding PhoX family protein produces the protein MKLNSFMPGISPLLAAVLLTGCSNNDNPSTPESGLAIKTQSVTPSLVKALSGFDNLKIYPLISSDDTLSGSPAFRYGAQPDGAGMIKNPNGEGYVMITNHEILFSVSRVFLDGNLKPVKGEYIVDAEGGAMRLCSATMTTMEEHGFGPMFLTAGETDGESMIHAINPMSSADIRKSNRTIPALGKCSAENAVPLSKNAFPGKTAIFIGEDESSRQGLGQVNLYLSNKVGDLQNGQLYMLRRVDQNIVETDMEVGKSYDVEFVTYDDVVTSTGAELAAQTVAKKAIQFARVEDLDYGKGSVDANRKLYFTATGVSQSDKKTPVAGLTMWGRVYELVLDAANPLKGKLTPLVDGNVDPGNSLVNPDNVCVTEHYVYIQEDGDSYYAENKHDGRIWQYNIATKALKPMLEMDHRRNEAAFNNKYNPANDTRLGSWEYGAMYDISDLIGKPNTFVVNIHPHTWTDSKFANADGSGLTTNKEGGQTVIITGIEK, from the coding sequence ATGAAGCTTAACTCATTTATGCCAGGTATCAGTCCGCTGCTGGCTGCGGTACTGCTGACCGGCTGTAGTAACAATGACAATCCGTCCACACCTGAATCCGGACTGGCCATTAAGACACAATCTGTTACACCTTCCCTTGTAAAAGCCCTTTCAGGTTTTGACAACCTGAAGATCTATCCACTGATCAGTAGTGATGATACATTGTCTGGCTCTCCCGCCTTCAGGTATGGTGCACAGCCGGATGGCGCAGGTATGATCAAAAATCCTAACGGTGAAGGGTACGTGATGATCACGAATCATGAGATCCTGTTCTCCGTATCACGCGTATTCCTGGATGGCAACCTCAAACCAGTGAAAGGTGAATACATTGTAGACGCCGAAGGCGGCGCCATGCGTCTTTGCTCAGCTACCATGACCACCATGGAAGAGCACGGCTTCGGTCCTATGTTCCTGACTGCCGGTGAGACCGATGGTGAATCCATGATCCATGCGATCAATCCAATGAGCTCCGCCGATATAAGGAAATCCAACCGGACGATTCCTGCATTGGGTAAATGCAGTGCAGAGAATGCAGTGCCGTTGTCTAAGAATGCCTTCCCCGGTAAGACCGCTATCTTCATCGGTGAAGATGAAAGCAGCCGCCAGGGCTTAGGTCAGGTGAATCTCTACCTGAGTAATAAAGTAGGTGATCTGCAGAATGGCCAGCTGTATATGCTGCGACGTGTAGACCAGAACATTGTAGAGACGGACATGGAAGTAGGCAAATCCTATGACGTGGAATTTGTTACCTATGATGATGTAGTGACCAGCACTGGCGCTGAACTGGCTGCGCAGACCGTTGCAAAGAAAGCGATCCAGTTTGCCCGTGTGGAAGACCTGGATTATGGTAAAGGTTCTGTAGATGCTAACCGCAAACTGTATTTCACGGCTACTGGTGTGAGCCAGTCCGACAAGAAAACGCCTGTTGCCGGTCTGACTATGTGGGGCCGTGTATACGAGCTGGTACTGGATGCGGCTAATCCGCTGAAAGGTAAGCTGACGCCGCTGGTAGATGGTAACGTCGATCCGGGTAACAGCCTGGTGAATCCTGACAATGTATGTGTGACTGAACACTATGTATACATTCAGGAAGATGGGGACTCTTACTATGCGGAGAACAAGCATGACGGTCGTATCTGGCAGTACAACATCGCTACCAAAGCGCTGAAGCCAATGCTGGAAATGGATCACCGCAGGAATGAAGCTGCATTCAATAATAAATACAATCCAGCTAATGATACCCGTCTCGGCTCATGGGAATACGGTGCAATGTATGATATCTCTGACCTGATCGGTAAGCCCAATACATTTGTAGTGAATATTCACCCGCATACCTGGACTGACAGCAAGTTTGCTAACGCTGATGGTAGCGGACTGACCACTAACAAGGAAGGCGGCCAGACAGTGATCATCACTGGTATTGAGAAATAA